The following proteins are encoded in a genomic region of Galbibacter sp. BG1:
- the deoC gene encoding deoxyribose-phosphate aldolase: protein MKQEISKMIDHSILHPSHTHKDLMEGCQIAAKYNVASICVKPYMVADAKKMLENTDVKIGCVIGFPAGNSTIDVKVFEAETACKDGAEEVDMVINIAKALEEDWKYLEREIGSVTNVCHQHKAIVKVIFETDYITEDKIIIKLCEICTKVGADYVKTSTGFGFVKNENGTYAYTGATIENLKLMKNNIGPNVKVKASGGIRSLNQLLKAKEAGANRVGATATESIVQETEK, encoded by the coding sequence ATGAAGCAAGAAATTTCAAAAATGATTGATCATTCAATCCTACACCCTTCCCACACCCATAAAGATTTAATGGAAGGGTGCCAAATAGCAGCAAAATACAATGTAGCCTCGATTTGCGTAAAACCCTATATGGTAGCAGATGCTAAAAAGATGCTTGAAAATACTGATGTAAAAATAGGCTGTGTGATAGGTTTTCCAGCTGGAAATTCAACCATAGACGTTAAAGTATTTGAAGCCGAAACAGCTTGTAAGGACGGCGCTGAAGAAGTAGATATGGTCATTAATATTGCCAAAGCTTTGGAAGAAGATTGGAAGTATTTAGAAAGAGAGATAGGTTCCGTTACCAACGTTTGCCACCAACATAAGGCAATCGTAAAAGTTATTTTTGAAACTGATTACATTACAGAGGATAAGATCATAATTAAGTTATGTGAGATTTGTACAAAAGTAGGGGCAGATTATGTAAAAACATCGACAGGTTTTGGTTTTGTGAAAAATGAAAATGGCACTTACGCTTACACAGGGGCTACCATTGAAAATTTAAAATTGATGAAAAATAATATTGGTCCCAATGTAAAAGTTAAAGCCTCTGGTGGAATAAGGAGTTTAAATCAGTTACTAAAAGCGAAAGAAGCCGGCGCAAACCGGGTTGGGGCAACTGCTACAGAATCGATCGTTCAAGAAACCGAAAAATAA